One window of the Podospora pseudocomata strain CBS 415.72m chromosome 7, whole genome shotgun sequence genome contains the following:
- the DOT1 gene encoding Nucleosomal histone H3-Lys79 methylase (EggNog:ENOG503NVIQ; COG:B), with the protein MSIFNQKSKFKVKTEVRAVKKTLPEKPKPKPTSAPPSTSRIPSSSVRASPSTTSTPRASPLPPSARKSQNGSSRYLDPSSALKAPSSSTSSNSRKRPRASHSPASPSFDSDSDSDSASDDDWQDQLDPRKRLKRLEQLRRHDPNRRVRHPKMWKGDRESEGELLPVIHAVEVASLSEKCQPVMGLSRDEVGVRLRYPGSNHREKYELVKGKDKIEGAQDILTVVRHVASIYLSEEEARPFLDQNSGIYRRLERCKNLNDGKGFKEALKEYSESLFALQRKGVIAKNLENMRGVPQELVAFILDQVYDRTVAPKVELLAKYENGTDNVYGELLHPFISDIFERTQLTSDMVFVDLGSGVGNVVLQAALEIGCESWGCEMMENACNLADAQKKEFAARCRLWGVAPGKVYLERGDFRKNEPILESLKRADVVLVNNQAFTSQLNDNLVNMFLDLKIGCKIVSLKTFVHDNKLAENDVASSILDVEHLTYPEEYVSWTGAAGTYCISTRK; encoded by the exons ATGAGTATCTTCAACCAAAAATCAAAATTCAAAGTAAAAACCGAAGTCCGCGCCGTAAAGAAGACCCTCCCCGAAAAACCCAAGCCAAAACCTACTtccgcccccccctccacctcccgaatcccctcctcctcggtgcgcgcatccccctccacaacctcaacacctcgcgcatcccccctcccgccctccGCCCGCAAGTCCCAAAATGGCTCCTCCCGCTACCTCGACCCATCATCCGCCCTGAAagccccttcctcctctacATCCAGCAACAGCCGAAAGCGACCTCGAGCCAGCcactcccccgcctccccgtCCTTCGACTCAGACTCCGATTCTGACTCCGCCTCCGACGACGACTGGCAAGACCAGCTCGACCCACGAAAGCGCCTCAAGCGTCTCGAACAGCTGCGACGACATGACCCCAACCGCCGGGTCCGCCACCCAAAGATGTGGAAGGGCGACAGGGAGTCCGAAGGCGAGTTGCTGCCAGTAATTCACGCCGTCGAAGTCGCCAGCCTCAGCGAAAAGTGCCAACCGGTTATGGGACTGTCAAGAGATGAGGTAGGCGTCCGGTTGCGCTACCCGGGCTCGAACCACAGGGAGAA ATACGAACTGGTAAAAGGTAAAGACAAGATCGAAGGCGCTCAAGACATCCTGACCGTTGTCCGCCACGTCGCATCCATCTACCTCTCCGAAGAGGAAGCCCGCCCGTTTCTAGACCAAAACTCCGGCATCTACCGCCGGTTAGAACGCTGCAAAAATCTAAACGACGGCAAGGGTTTCAAAGAAGCGCTCAAAGAATATAGCGAAAGTCTGTTCGCCCTCCAGCGCAAAGGTGTGATCGCCAAGAACCTAGAAAACATGCGAGGAGTCCCGCAGGAACTCGTCGCCTTCATCCTAGACCAGGTATACGACCGCACCGTAGCCCCCAAAGTCGAGCTCCTCGCCAAGTACGAAAACGGCACCGACAACGTCTAcggcgagctcctccaccccttcatcTCGGACATTTTCGAGCGCACCCAACTGACGTCGGACATGGTTTTTGTCGATCTGGGATCCGGCGTTGGCAACGTCGTGCTCCAAGCAGCCCTCGAAATAGGCTGCGAAAGTTGGGGGTGCGAAATGATGGAAAACGCCTGCAACCTCGCCGACGCGCAGAAAAAGGAATTCGCCGCCCGCTGCCGGCTGTGGGGGGTAGCGCCCGGAAAGGTCTACCTCGAGAGGGGCGATTTCCGTAAGAACGAACCGATCCTCGAGTCCCTTAAGCGGGCCGACGTGGTGCTGGTGAACAATCAGGCCTTCACCTCGCAGCTCAACGACAACCTCGTCAACATGTTTCTCGACCTCAAGATTGGATGCAAGATTGTGTCGCTTAAGACGTTTGTGCACGACAACAAGCTGGCTGAGAACGATGTCGCTTCGTCGATCTTGGATGTGGAGCATTTGACGTACCCGGAGGAGTACGTCAGCTGGACGGGGGCGGCGGGGACGTATTGTATTTCGACGAGGAAGTAA
- a CDS encoding hypothetical protein (EggNog:ENOG503NV0P; COG:S) has translation MATNGAAKVNRPTNTKEKEADVNRKLQFYGIASAFQNGKVPSNDQIDVALSSFLESKALSNPSSKLSGDGKALVADFREVVKQAKNLLLSKNEGNLLQDFIWQTQQFDPKTVNVPGAPVDKDTAQQHGNQALEGFRTLGTLIITNGQFRKLLKDATILLRDMAGDAATNAAARVKPSHEDLNQIDTPAADNTWHEAPDFKQGKEEMKNKLGSYYKGNPKEDAKAVAAEGTSTAHPTGSSDPRDLAGTAAREQAHGGSTGINAVGGAQAATNAAKRQLDANLDQEAKDKAKAKKDEYRARTKDYFSKKMPQERREQTIWRLKKMVLECQQHPDYHAAITTLLNLAEMYGDHANRLAKGGTGTVKETRTGLAQAEGDLKTLIERFANGTSTDDLWASINAIYEDADRDPELKGWFRSLNVYIRRCLQEQGYILDDDSNVQWNALYDQGNYLLRTKYRVHTDRIVDEIKFLGDQFDQDPQNKAFANSLTKLFTELGNDENGKPTFKPHLVKDLTDVILPAMFEKIAYIPVPRIEYSDHQIDAVIENLVLESDNFMPNILEIASENYMRFGRKNLSNKSKHSIDIKVAGVQMDLRDVSYYIKRKQGFPSLTDTGVANILLAGDGFSFRMKMATPDERDSQNFFKIDKVDVDVKNLHIKLSKSNHKLLFGLFKPIMLKVLRPGLQKALEKAIKDQAVKLDRILFQIKQEADRAMDQAREDPENVPNIYNRYVTAAQKQILQGKQKAEAVAADKKVNYAITKEDSMFPNIHLPGGISSKATEYKELARKGDKWESPVFSIGSASKSRDIPPAPTVTRKPHTTSADTAAAHGGAYAGNDGAYAGNGGAYTGNGGAYGGNGSAHVGNGGAYSNGGAYSNGGAYAHGGALNGSALNGGALKDKTQLPPAATTTAPAGYAV, from the exons ATGGCTACCAACGGCGCAGCGAAGGTCAACAGACCAACCAACActaaggagaaggaggccgatGTCAACCGCAAGCTTCAGTTCTACGGTATTGCCAGTGCCTTCCAGAATGGCAAGGTGCCATCG AACGACCAAATCGATGTCGCCCTGAGCAGCTTCCTCGAGTCTAAGGCGCTCTCGAACCCCTCATCCAAGTTGTCTGGCGATGGAAAGGCGCTCGTTGCTGATTTCAGAGAAGTGGTGAAGCAAGCAAAGAACCTCCTTCTGTCCAAGAACGAGGGCAACCTGCTTCAAGATTTCATCTGGCAAACACAGCAATTCGACCCCAAAACCGTCAATGTTCCTGGTGCTCCCGTTGACAAGGACACGGCGCAGCAACATGGTAACCAGGCTCTTGAGGGTTTCCGCACCCTCGGAACCCTGATCATCACCAATGGCCAGTTCCGCAAACTTC TCAAGGACGCTACTATACTTCTCCGCGATATGgctggtgacgccgccaccaaTGCGGCTGCCCGCGTTAAGCCTTCACATGAGGATCTTAACCAGATTGACACTCCGGCTGCGGACAACACCTGGCACGAGGCCCCCGATTTCAAGCaaggcaaggaggagatgaagaacaAGTTGGGCAGCTACTACAAGGGTAATCCCAAGGAGGATGCgaaggctgttgctgccgaggGCACCTCCACTGCCCATCCCACTGGATCCTCTGACCCCAGAGATTTGGCTGGCACTGCGGCTCGCGAGCAGGCTCATGGCGGATCAACCGGCATCAATGCTGTCGGTGGTGCCCAGGCCGCCACTAATGCCGCAAAGCGCCAGCTCGATGCCAACCTTGAccaggaggccaaggacaaggccaaggcgaagaaggacgagTATCGTGCCCGTACTAAGGATTACTTCTCCAAGAAGATGCCCCAGGAGCGCCGCGAGCAGACTATCTGGCGTCTCAAG AAAATGGTTCTGGAGTGCCAGCAGCATCCCGATTATCacgccgccatcaccaccttgttGAACCTTGCTGAAATGTACGGTGATCATGCCAACCGGTTGGCCAAGGGCGGCACTGGTACTGTCAAGGAGACCCGCACTGGTTTGGCCCAGGCCGAGGGCGACCTCAAGACTTTGATCGAGCGCTTTGCCAACGGCACTTCCACTGACGACCTTTGGGCCTCGATCAATGCCATCTATGAGGACGCCGACCGGGATCCTGAGCTCAAGGGCTGGTTCAGGTCCTTGAACGTCTACATCCGCCGCTGCCTCCAGGAGCAAGGCTacatcctcgacgacgatTCCAACGTTCAGTGGAACGCCCTCTACGACCAGGGCAACTACCTTCTCCGCACCAAGTACCGCGTCCACACCGATCGCATTGTCGATGAGATCAAGTTCTTGGGTGACCAGTTTGATCAGGACCCCCAGAACAAGGCTTTCGCCAACTCGTTGACCAAGCTCTTCACCGAGCTCGGCAATGATGAGAATGGCAAGCCCACCTTTAAGCCCCATCTGGTCAAGGATCTTACCGATGTCATCCTCCCAGCCATGTTTGAGAAGATCGCATATATCCCTGTGCCACGCATAGAGTACTCTGACCATCAGATTGATGCGGTCATTGAGAACCTTGTTCTTGAGAGCGACAACTTCATGCCCAACATTCTCGAGATTGCTAGTGAGAACTACATGCGATTTGGGCGCAAGAATTTGAgcaacaagagcaagcaCTCGATCGATATCAAAGTTGCCGGAGTCCAGATGGATTTGCGCGATGTCAGCTACTACATCAAGCGCAAGCAGggcttcccctccctcaccgacACGGGTGTGGCTAACATCCTGCTCGCCGGCGATGGGTTCAGCTTTCGTATGAAGATGGCTACCCCCGACGAGCGGGATTCGCAGAACTTTTTCAAGATTGACAaggtggatgttgatgtcAAGAACCTGCACATCAAGCTGTCCAAGTCTAACCACAAGCTTCTGTTCGGCCTCTTCAAGCCCATCATGCTCAAGGTCCTCCGCCCTGGTCTGCAGAAGGCTTTGGAgaaggccatcaaggaccAGGCGGTCAAGCTGGATAGAATTCTCTTCCAGATCAAGCAGGAGGCCGACCGTGCCATGGATCAAGCCCGTGAGGATCCCGAGAATGTTCCCAACATTTACAACCGCTACGTCACTGCGGCCCAGAAGCAGATTCTGCAGGGCAAGCAGAAGGCCGAAGCCGTTGCGGCTGACAAGAAGGTCAACTacgccatcaccaaggagGACAGCATGTTCCCCAACATCCACCTTCCTGGCGGCATCAGCTCCAAGGCCACCGAGTACAAGGAGCTTGCCCGCAAGGGTGACAAGTGGGAGAGCCCTGTCTTTTCGATTGGCAGCGCCTCCAAGAGCCGTGACATCCCTCCCGCCCCTACCGTCACTCGCAAGCCGCACACCACCTCGGCTgacactgctgctgcccatggCGGTGCTTATGCCGGTAATGACGGTGCTTATGCTGGCAACGGCGGTGCCTATACAGGTAACGGCGGTGCCTATGGTGGTAACGGCAGTGCTCATGTTGGCAATGGTGGCGCCTACTCCAACGGCGGTGCCTACTCCAACGGCGGCGCCTATGCCCATGGTGGTGCTCTTAATGGCAGCGCTCTCAATGGTGGCGCCCTCAAGGACAAGACCCAGCTTCCACCAGCCGCTACCACGACTGCACCCGCTGGTTATGCCGTTTAA